In Toxoplasma gondii ME49 chromosome V, whole genome shotgun sequence, the DNA window GAATCGACAGCGGAGTCGGATCGAAGAGAGCATGGCGAGAGATGCGactgtggagaagaaactggtGAAGAAGAATACGGCcaagacgcaggcgacgacgaagacgacgaagcagccAACGagtgaaggagaggcgaaactGTATACGTCGAACTGGGTCGAGAGATGGCGAGGTCGCGGAGGCCGCCATGTTCTACGAAGGCTTTCACTTCTTCCAGGCGGCTCGCGGGGGCGatcgagaagaggcgaggcgacgcgTAGAGCCTAGAAGGAACgtgacaggaagaagaaagggtgACTTTGGAAAGGTGAAGCCAGCAGAGGTCACAGAGGAGGATCCACGGGCGCataaacagaaaaacagatttCTTCTCGAAGACACAACGCGGCTGAGAgacgtctctgtctgctcttcgaagcggaggagacatCTGCGGGTGAAACGACTCAGAGCCTCCAGGGGAACCACTGCCTGCGGGAACGCGATGCCGCGGTTGCTGGGAGAGTCCGTGTCTGGACCGCCCGGCTTCCCTTACTGTAGGAGAGCGTCTTTGAAATGCGTCAGACGGAAAAAGTAAAACTCGGCGCCTCCTCCTTCCCCTGCTGgatcttcgctttcttccttttcctcctgcttctctcctcggtgttcctctccgtcttcgcttccttgactctctcgccttcttcgccggtCAAGACAAGCTGCCTGAGAAGCCTCTccgccgcgtctctctctctctggcagAGCAGccgaaaggggagaagaagacacagaaagagaagaaggagacagagaaagagaagaagacagagaagaagacgagacggaagaagaggccgggccaggaagagacgcggagacggGGGAACGAGTGCCCCGCGAAACGTGCATACCCCACGcttggtcttcttcttcttctccaacgAAGTTGAacgcctcctgtctccctcgcgaAGCGGAGGCGGAGGACAAGGCCGAAGGCAAAGGGGAAGCAGCCGCTTTGTAGATCaggcctttctcttccagcATTCTCCAGAGTGTCCATACAGCCCGTTCGTGCGCGCTTCGCGGTGTTGCTCGTTTCTTCGCATCGCCGCCATCTCTCCAGAGTCTGCGAATTTCGccgcttttgtctctttcctcacccagtcgttctgtctccggagcctcctctctgcatctccccacacttctctctgcgtcctcgcgcctctccaccttctcaACAGAATCAGAATcggcagaagcgaaagaagaagctgaagaagaggaaggagagcgggaagttgaagaagagaaagaagagaaagaaaagaaagaagacggtTCATCGCGGGTGCTGGTCCGAAAGAAGGGCAATGACCCATCCGGGTGCTGAAGGATGTGGAGACGCCTGAGCATCGCGCAGTTGTAGGCGGCAATCGAGTTGACAAATGCTTCAACTGAGTCttgagaaaaagcagacgaaaagcaAGGCGAAAACGGAGATACTGGCGACGCAGATGTCAGCACAGAAGGCGTACTCAGATCtggagacgcatgcggctTTGCGAGACTttcatctgtctctccgctgtctgcattcttttcttcttccccctttttctctgtctgtttccagTAGGCTCTCCACGCGGCCTCAGCAGCGCGCACAACTTTCCCACCGTGTTCGTCTGCTCCTGTCAAAATCATGcatcctccttctctctcccttgctcctccctctcgctcttctttctctccttccttcagTCGTCTTGCGTCGGGgctcttttctcctgcgcTCTCCGCTGTGCTCGCCTCGgttgcttctgtctctctgtgtgtctctcgctgtgtctctgtctctctgtctgtctctgtctctgtctctgtgtgctcGCCTCCGTCCCccgcgtcctctcctcgcgccgGCTCTGCTGTTCGCAGAGGGGGGCCTGCTGGTTCCTCCGAACGCGAAAGCGGCGAGTCGTAGAAGCCTTGCCGAGAGCGAGCGTACCGCACAAGCGCGTCTGCCAACACACACGAATACGCATGTCCCAGATGCATGCGGGCATTGCTGTAGAAAAGCGGACAGGTCACAAGTCGGTAGTCGCCCCAGGCTGCGTCCCCGGTCTCCTTCACTTCGTTTTtgtcctctcctcgctcgtgacctcgttctcgttctctctctcttcctctccgttgcGCTTCCTCTGGGTCGCTCCCTCGTCCTCCCGGAGCTTCCCTGTGGAGGGAGAGCGCCCAAGCTGCACTCGGAGAGCcgccagaggcagaggagcgCGAGCAAAGGACGGAGTGCCGCGGGtgagacgacgaagacgacgaagacgacgaagacgacgagcgaagaacggagaggagTGAGACAGGCAGAGCTGCAGACGACTTCGGCCTCGGCTGTGACAGAGGCTGTGACAGAGACTGtgacgggagaggagagcagtGGCCGGAGGAAAGCGAGTGAGAGGATGAGGGCGACTGGAAGACCAACGGCGTCTCGGAAGACGTCTGTCGACTGGCAGTCCGCAGAATAcggcgaagcgaagaaggaagaggcgagagggaaaGCGTCGACTCCGGCGAACACTGTCCTCGCGGGCAAGGGACGGTGAATGCACACAGGGctggcgaagaggagagaaaggaataTCGGGAAGGACACCAGGAATGCGTCCTGTGGACAAAGAGAGCATTTCCAGTGGAGGACGCCCAACGCGGCGGTCTTTGTAGAGTGCTCTGGAGCggccgaaggagacagctgtctccgcaggGAGACGCAGGCAGCTCTTGAGAAAACACCCACGAGCGCCGTTCCGGTatgtttcgcgtcttcctcagagagacgcgtttctttcttctctttccttttttgtcTGCAATTTTCAACTTTGCACCACAGCCACCAAGAGCTGCACAAGGGGGCAGACCGGCTAGATGCCTCCAGGCCTCTTCCGGCAGCCACCGGTCCGTCTGCGCCAACTTCACACTGtctgttccctcttcttttttcgctcttcttgccAGACTTTGGCCAGTGCAGCggccgcctctcctctcccttcctctcccctttgCTGTCCCTCCTGCAGCAGCTGTTCCGTTTCGTCGCTTCGGTGTAAAGCGAGCTTTCAGGCCGCTTGAGACCCAAGGAGAGCAACACAAGGCGCCGAGCGGCCCGGCGCCTCGTTGGGGCGTCGGCTGCCAGTTGGGCGCGGAGAccaggcgaggagacacgcccGCAGGCCgcgcctccagagagaagcgcggagcCTCTGCGGCGACGAACAAGGCGGGCAGCGCaccgaggaaggagacgaagacgcacagGCGCAACCAGCTGcttgtctgcgtctgcagatGAGCTCTGAGCAGGAGCAGCTTGAGCAGAGAAGTCCAGAAGAATGCGAGAGGCAAATCCATTTTCCAGACTGACGCGCCAGCCGAGCTACGACAGGAGAGGCCTCATGGCGGCAACGAGTGGAGAAacgggaggcgagagagaacggcaaGACGTGGAGGATGCGGGACCGAGATCGATTCTCAAACCAAAGACgacaagaagcagcgagagtgTCTCAGGCCGTTGAGAAGAAGAATAGATGGAGACAGTCCTGACGAAGAAGCACACacgaaggggagaggcggaggaaacaggcgaaggagagctgcaggagaaaacaggtcatctgcgagagacgagacgaggCCACCCACAGGAGCGGAGGgcgaaacgagaggagaccgAAAGTCAAGGCAGTCGACCcaaggaggaaagacagcAAGCCGAGCGACTCTGTCTTGGCATTGAGCCTCAGAGACAGGCTCTCCCGACGGGTCTCGCCAGTGTGAAGCTCACTTTCACCTCAAAAAACTGGCCTTTATCGATTCGCAGACGTCGCCGTTCATCCCCAGTGAAGTGGAAGCATTTgtgtcgcctccttcgtctctcctccgacCCTTTCAAGGACGCCTCCAGGAAAAGTCTCTTTACACTTTCCTGCCGGTGTGAGACGCAGACTCAGTCCCTTTCGCTCGCGGCGCTCTGCAGCGCCTCGGCTCGGGTGTCCACACACCGCCTGGCATTCGGACGGGGATCGCGCGAGTCGAGACGCTTCGCGGCGTCTTCtggaacagacagaaacacagaaacccGTTGCGGGGACGGAGTTTTTCCCCAGCATGCACTCGAAACGAGGAAGGCAAGTCGTGGTGGCCTCCGCGCCGCAGCTGGCACGGCAGCGAAACTGCGCCGCGGTTCCGGTGCCTGTACACCGGCTCCTCAGAACAGGAGACAGTTTCGGAGTGCGAACTTTTTTCCGACGGCCGAAAAGGCTTTTCTCATTCAGAggctttttctcgctggctGTGTGTGGAGGGAGGACCCACGCGGGCGGAACGGCAAAAACGCTCTCGCCGCGAGGGTGTGAGCGATCGGCggtctttttttcgcgaacTTGTCTGTCCAGGTTTTCTTCGGTTGTCCTTCAAAGgtcctgcctcttcgtccgtgaaaggctttcttcttcttagagagagagagaactgtgCGGCCGAAGCGACGAGTGTGTGTAAAAGGTTTACGGCTTCCAAGTATGCGCTTTTCGCGAGCTGCTgagcgcgtgcatgcatgagaAGACAAACGGGAAAAAGGACCGCCAAACCACACACAAGGTTGTGTGTTTGACGGACTCACCGAGACAGGGGCTAGGCACTCGTTTCCTGAAAAGCGAAAACATGAGCAAATCCACTTGAAAAAGTCTTTTTTCGACACAGACACTCCTGGATGCCGCTGCTTTCGCTTCCAGTGCGTGGCGCCGGGAAGGCGAAACTGGGAAGACTCCCAGACTGTCCGCCGactgaggtgtacatacacccaaAAGGTTGCCTTTTCGCGTTgtgaaagcgagaaaagtcTAGTTTTTGACCAGGCCAAAAGCGGTATTTACGGGGTCGGAAACGCGGGTCAAGAtctcttgtgttttttcctAGTTTCCTCGAGTCTAAGGCCTGCATAGATGAACTCCTTTCCTGGCGGCCGGCCGTCCCCCCTGTCGAAAGCCACGGTCGGCCGTTTGCTTGCTCGATGTACGTCGAGGAACAGCCCCCTCTGTTTGTCGCGAAGCCtcaactctctctctctcgtgtttcTCCCGCTCTTCCGAAGCCTGCTTTGCGCggtctcctttcctgtcgctccacctgcttcgtttttcctcttcgtctctacTTTCTGCGTAGCTGCCTGTcggtgtttcctctcttcctcggcacTCGGTTCGAGTTCCACCCTGTAGGACGAAGAGTCAGCAGTCCTTCACTGGAGAACgggtctctcctcgtccctttctctctgcattctCCTCCAGAGGTCTTGGTCTCTCTCATCTTGGtcgcctcccctctcctcaGTCTGCCGCTTGTCTTCGGCCGGTGAggtctcgttctctctccgttcgaGCGTTTCCACCATGTGGTTGACGCGCGTCGTTGCTCACGTCCTCAGAGATGACTCTGTCACCCCGACGAACAGGGCGTCGGATTCGGCTGCAGAGTCTTCGACTTTCCCGGCTGCTGGCTTGTCTTCTCAACAGCCGAAGGCTGCGGGCACCACCCTTCcctgtcctcttctgcctccctcctcgctctcgtcttctcctcttccttgtttttcGCGGCCTTCGGCTGCCGCCGCAAACGCCCGACCTTCTGTCCAGACACTCGGGGGAGGACAAGGACATGTGGACCAGATAGCggagcggcgagaagaggaaacgagatggagagaggagaacgatgGCGGACGAGCCTGGTCGGTCGACGACTTTGAGGTTGATGAGAGTCCCTGCACTCGACTGGAAGGACATACGGACTTTgtgcccttctctcctcagagacaagacgaaaGCCAAGCTGCACCTGAACGCGTTCCATctccctctgcgtctcttccaccttcttcttctcctctcccttcttcttctcttctcccttcttcttctcctctcccttcttcttcttccgtccccgcagcctctgcgtctcttccaccTTCGTTTGCTGCTCTTCCCTGTCCTTCTGTTCctgcttcagcttcttcagtTCAGACGAGTTCTGCGGCGGCACTGTGGGGTTGGGAGGATGAAGACTTTGAGATtccgggagaagaagatcgcAGAGCCGAGGGCGCTCTCAGGCCactgaaggagacacctTCTCCGGCTTCCACGCTGCCCCTCGCGGGGACAGAAGGCCTGGCGGGGGCCTCACGCCCGCGAGCGGActgcgcgtttctcggcAAGTCGTTGTCTGGAGAGTCTGTTGGCCTTTCTCCGGTTTCTCTGGATGAAGCCAGAAAGTTCAACTCAGACAGCTCAGACGAACTGCGAGTGCACCGGAAcgaactggaagaagagacaggaagagatCCACCTCTTCGCGGAGCCGCATCTCCAGGAGGAGGGcctcccgtttcctctttcaagcaagaagagaaggagcgcGACTCTGCATGGAGTGCAGATTTCGATTTCGACCTTGACGGTGCTAATACGCCGGAAGGACATATCGACGggcgttcgtctcctctgcatgtGGAGAATGCAAATGTTAACTCTTCGACGCCTCTTGTGACTTCTCccccgtctccttctgctcaaCCGCCTCCTTTCGCTGCCGCATCGGTTCTTCCCTTTTGTCCGCCTCCAGTCATCccttcgtctgtgtctccctctgctccctcttctttgtctcgctctcttccttcttctttcccttcttctttcccttctccttcttttccttcttcttcttttccttcttcttctgttccgtctttttctctgtctccgtctgttcttccttctgtgaATCCGCAgccgtctgcttctgtctctacGGTGGACTTGGGGTCTGGCTGGCACGGGGATTTCGAGTTTGAAGATTCTGCGCCCGGCGAGGCTCTGg includes these proteins:
- a CDS encoding hypothetical protein (encoded by transcript TGME49_286170) encodes the protein METVLTKKHTRRGEAEETGEGELQEKTGHLRETRRGHPQERRAKREETESQGSRPKEERQQAERLCLGIEPQRQALPTGLASVKLTFTSKNWPLSIRRRRRSSPVKWKHLCRLLRLSSDPFKDASRKSLFTLSCRCETQTQSLSLAALCSASARVSTHRLAFGRGSRESRRFAASSGTDRNTETRCGDGVFPQHALETRKASRGGLRAAAGTAAKLRRGSGACTPAPQNRRQFRSANFFPTAEKAFLIQRLFLAGCVWREDPRGRNGKNALAARV
- a CDS encoding tRNA ligases class I (M) protein (encoded by transcript TGME49_286180~Predicted trans-membrane domain (TMHMM2.0):4-22:28-51) — translated: MDLPLAFFWTSLLKLLLLRAHLQTQTSSWLRLCVFVSFLGALPALFVAAEAPRFSLEARPAGVSPRLVSAPNWQPTPQRGAGPLGALCCSPWVSSGLKARFTPKRRNGTAAAGGTAKGRGRERRGGRCTGQSLARRAKKEEGTDSVKLAQTDRWLPEEAWRHLAGLPPCAALGGCGAKLKIADKKGKRRKKRVSLRKTRNIPERRSWVFSQELPASPCGDSCLLRPLQSTLQRPPRWASSTGNALFVHRTHSWCPSRYSFLSSSPALCAFTVPCPRGQCSPESTLSLSPLPSSLRRILRTASRQTSSETPLVFQSPSSSHSLSSGHCSPLPSQSLSQPLSQPRPKSSAALPVSLLSVLRSSSSSSSSSSSSHPRHSVLCSRSSASGGSPSAAWALSLHREAPGGRGSDPEEAQRRGRERERERGHERGEDKNEVKETGDAAWGDYRLVTCPLFYSNARMHLGHAYSCVLADALVRYARSRQGFYDSPLSRSEEPAGPPLRTAEPARGEDAGDGGEHTETETETDRETETQRETHRETEATEASTAESAGEKSPDARRLKEGEKEEREGGAREREGGCMILTGADEHGGKVVRAAEAAWRAYWKQTEKKGEEEKNADSGETDESLAKPHASPDLSTPSVLTSASPVSPFSPCFSSAFSQDSVEAFVNSIAAYNCAMLRRLHILQHPDGSLPFFRTSTRDEPSSFFSFSSFSSSTSRSPSSSSASSFASADSDSVEKVERREDAERSVGRCREEAPETERLGEERDKSGEIRRLWRDGGDAKKRATPRSAHERAVWTLWRMLEEKGLIYKAAASPLPSALSSASASRGRQEAFNFVGEEEEDQAWGMHVSRGTRSPVSASLPGPASSSVSSSSLSSSLSLSPSSLSVSSSPLSAALPERERRGGEASQAACLDRRRRRESQGSEDGEEHRGEKQEEKEESEDPAGEGGGAEFYFFRLTHFKDALLQLYASPRLFSIAPASRLEEVKAFVEHGGLRDLAISRPSSTYTVSPLLHSLAASSSSSSPASWPYSSSPVSSPQSHLSPCSLRSDSAVDSSVSREEILRRTERRRQSGNTVGVWGLRVPPVDFDDFLSLPSPFAFPSSSRSSSCRSERNAVYVWFDAVVGYLTAAGFPDVNSRRFRALWPPSLQVLGKDILRFHGVLLPALLLGVGLPLPRRLLVHGWWTDTRNRKLSKSAAAVSLSSSDAATRETPVQERKRRDEEEEQPSASRDGDRSEKKTQEKTSLPDEDATNADGSRTRGERETRDAETPRRDTNGDSRGTCREDTEGDVGGETRGDCGKASREAAAETGGCRRGDEKAEKTGERGEASEQRGRARFDKDDVESKASWSGDNSLSEALRRLVDLYSPDVLRFFLLHAKSPEKDMAFFVSTAAGFEKTKRSETTPRPHASSSRSPSASAGENSLSIPEVYVTLQRSVGNLLSRVLSLLWKRSGARGRLPRRPRWVDRAFGASRAETRPVEESDRRRATAETSARDVASLGRDENSERDGRGEETEAAREESEAAAREKQWLGDNAVRDKRDDGRGREPDAQEQRMWNESKGHAQERECEGLQSSLDADTSTTAGASERMKEDCRVFLKKIIDFEQDADACMHTLQFHLYTRHLLRLASEANAFIDRLAPWRLLSSSSLRPSSAFSSSLSSSSDLSLSLSAANEEARRASLETALFFLCEFLRRFARLLAPVSPGLAEKIFAQLRVPVGLRTLAQKSGKTCSKEETESAENEQEGADMMPGGWAVETPQQMLPPLS